The Mariprofundus sp. NF sequence GGACTCCCACTATGTGCTTGGCGTCAGCATTGGCATCAGTCTGAAATCTGGTGAATCCAGTGATGCGGAAACCATCATGCGACTGGCCGATGATGCCATGTATCAGGCCAAGGAGATGGGACGCAACCGCTACTGTATCTATCGGGATTCCGGAGATGGTTTGCCCGATGAGCTGAATAGAGAGCTGAGCCTTGAAAAAGCACTGCGACAGGCCATCGCCAACAATGAACTGGTGATCTATTACCAGCCCAAGGTGGATCTGAAGGAGGGGGTGATCATCGGCACCCACGCCCTGCTGCGCTGGAGTCGCGGTGATGAAGGTATGGCGCTGCCCGACCAGTTCCTGCCACTGGCCAATAAAACAGGGCTTATCGTACCTATAGGCGAGTGGGTACTGCGCCATGCCTGCCTTCAGAACAGAGCCTGGCAGGAGTCAGGACTGCCCATTGTACCGGTATCGGTTAATATCACTGCTGAGCAGCTGCGCCATTCCGACTTCAGCAGGCTGGTGGCATCCATTCTTGATGAGAGCAAGCTATCCGCCGAGATGCTACAGCTGGAGATCAGTGAAAATGATCTGATGCAACATGCCTCTGGCGTCCTGCAGAGCATGAATGAGCTCAATGAACTGGGCGTGAAAATCACCATTGATAATTTTGGTGCTGGCTTCTTCTCGCTGCAGGCGTTGAAAACCATGCCGGTACACGAGCTGAAGATGAACCGCTCACTAATTAATCAGATTGGAGATAGTGGCGACAGCGGGCAGGTTGCCAATGCAATCATCGCTATGGGCCACATCCTCAATCATCAGGTGGTCGCTGAAGGCGTGGAGACAACGGAGCAGTTAAACTTTCTACGCGCGCATGACTCTGATGGCATGCTCGGTTACCTATCCAGTCCGCCGGTGCCAGCTGATGAGATTATTCAACAGCTGAAAAACAGGCGATCGATGCTTAAAGCGTGAATCTTCGAGCATAAAAAAAGGCGGGGAAACCCCGCCTTTTTTATGATAGATCAATACAATTAACTGCGGCTGGTAACTTCCAGAAGGTGATAACCAAACTGGGTCTGAACCGGCCCCTGTACAGTTCCAACTTCAGCGGAAAAGACCACTTTATCAAATTCAGGAACCATCATGCCCGGACCGAACTCGCCCAGATCACCACCATTGCGGCCGGATGGGCAGCTGGAATTATCGCGTGCGATATCAGCAAAATCAGCGCCGCCTTCGATAGCTGCTTTCAGCTCATTACACTTCTCTTCGGTATCCACCAGAATATGGCGGGCAGTTGCTACGATCATATCTACTCCGTTTTTCAGATTTTGCCGGACACTAACAGCTTAAAAGCCACGTTCAAATTTGAGCAGTCTCTTCTTCCACTCAAGGCCACAAGCGAAACCACCCAAGCCATCAGCTGCAATCACACGATGACAGGGGATAAGAATCGGCAGGGGATTGGCCCCCAGCGCCTGCCCCATAGCCCGCGCTGATGTATGAAGTTCTTTGGCAAGCTCGCCATAGGTGCGCACTTCACCGGCGGGAACCTTTACCAACCCTTCACGCATAATCGCCTGGAAATCGCTGGCGGGCTCAGCCAGCGGCGGTAACGACAGACTCTGGCGACTGAAATAGGCATCAAACCAGTCTGATACCGGATCATTGTTGAGTGCCTTGTCATCTGCACTCTCATCCAGCCAGATGTGCAGACAGCGCTCACCATCCCACTCATAAGAGATCGGGCCAAGTGGGGAGTCATAAAAGTAGATCATATTCAAATTCTACGTCGCATTGGAGCAGAGAACATCCATTTTCATATTCAGACTATCTCTGCATCTATGCCTGCCGTTAGTCTTAGCGCATGGATTGGCCCCTCTTTTTCTCCGCACTGATCTCCTCAACCCTCTTCCCCGGCGGTTCGGAAGTTCTACTGCTCTATCGGCTGAATGAGGGGGGTAATATTGTGGCTCTGGTTTTAATCGCCACCCTCGGCAATGTGCTCGGCAGTCTAATCACCTACGGTATGGGTCGACTCGGCAATGCGGCCGTGCATAAGAGGTGGCTGAGAATCTCTGAGACACAGACTGAAAGGGCCGAACAGTGGTTTGAGAAATATGGCAGGCCATCCCTGCTGCTGGCCTGGCTGCCGATTGTTGGCGATCCGCTCTGCCTGGCAGCTGGGCTGATGCGCTGTCAGCTGATCACATTTCTGGTTCTGGTTTCAATAGGTAAACTGGCCAGATATAGCGTGCTGGCCATTCCGTTTATTTAATCTGAAACTTTAAATTCCAGCCTCGAGGCGCAGTTCACTGACATACGCCATCGGCAGTTTATGCTCAATCAAACCATCGATAATAAAGCTGAGGTACTCCGGTGTGGGAGGGTTGGCTGTCATCAGATTCGACTGATAACTCCATACGCTCCGTTTTTCCCCGGCCTGCTCCACCTCGACTTCAATGCGCTGATAGCCCAACTCCAGCCTATCCAGCTGCTTCCAGTGCTTTGATTTAATCTCATACAATACGCCGTACACCTGTGCACCGTCCTGACTCATCAGATTGGCTTTGCCGGAGCCATCTTTGCCCAGCTTATTACAACACCAGGTAAAACCATCCAATTTGGCAAGGCCAAGCGCTCTGGCTGAGGGCACCCGCGCCAGCAAGCGCCGGCTCGACATATTGGAGCCATATGCAAAATAGAGATCCCGTTTAGCAGAGAAGATCATGAGACCAGCTGCAGCCAGAACGGCAGCGTTAGCAGTGAGAGCAGCGTTGTCACCGTCACCGCTTCTGCGTAGAGCGTTGTGTCGAGTTTAAAGCGATCACAGATCACCAGTCCCAGAACCATCGTCGGCATCGCACCCTCAATCACCGCAGGCGCAAGCAGCTTTTCCGGCATACCAACACCGATCGATGCGCCCCATGCAATCAACGGCATCAGGGCCAGTTGAATCAACACCACAGGAAGAAGTACCGGAACGCGACCAAGCCAGCCAGCCTGCCAGCGCAATGCCATACCAACAGAGAGCAGCATCAGTGGCACCACGGCCGCACCGAGTATCGACAGTGACCGCTCCAGCCACTCTGGCATGGGTACCTGAAACATACTCAACAGCAGAGCGCCAATAGCTGCCCACAGAGCAGGCACCTGCAGCAGTGAAGTCAGTGGATGCATGCCTTTTCCGGAAGATCCGTAGTAACCGGCGACCATAATCCCGACAGTAAACAGAATCGGAGTACTGGCCAGAAGATCAAACTGGATCGCCACCACCTGCGACCATTCACCGAAGGTCTGCGTCAGTACAGGCAGACCAAGATAGGAGAAGTTACCAAAGGCCGAGGCAAGCAGCAGTGCGCCCACAGCTCTGTTGGGCGAGGCAACTTTCATGAAACCTTTGACCAGATGACCGCTGGAGTAGATCAGAAATGCTGCCAGCAGAGAGAGCAGCACACTGATTGCGGAGACCAGTGGCACCCGCACCATATTAATGTCAACCGGCACCTGCCAGAGCACATGCAACACCAGCGCAGGCAGAAACACCTGATAGACAGCTTTGGCCAGATGAGAGCGGATGCTCTCTGCACTGTCGTTACCAAGCACCAGTCGCCAGATGATGCCGGCAATAATGATGACGGCCATGCCGAGAAGAACATTAAACATATGCCAACCCTACATGCTCAAAGAGCCTGTCACTATCCAATCTGGAGAATTGCAAATTTACGGGACTTGGGTTTACCAACAAGGGATAGTCAGCTGAGTTATACCTTATACTGGCGTTGCAGATCACGCCTGACATCGCGCTCTTTCACATCATGGCGCTTATCGTGCATCTTCTTACCACGCGCCAGTCCGATCTCGAGCTTGGCAAAACCACGCTCGTTAAAATAGAGCTTTAACGGCACTACCGTCAGACCCTTCTCTTTCAGCTTGCCCAGCAGTCGCTCCACCTCTTTTTTGTGCAGCAGTAACTGCCTGGAGCGGGTGGGATCATGCGGGTTATTCATTGCCGCAGGCTTGTAGGGACTGATATGACAACCGATCAACAACACACGATCTTTGCGAACAATGCAGTGGGCTTCGGCCAGGTTGGCCAGACCGTTACGGATAGACTTCACCTCAGGACCGGTCAAAATCATGCCCGTATCATAGGTTTCCAGAATGTGATATTCGTGCCGGGCACGCCGATTTACAATAGCCATGTGCGAATGCTAACCCGAATTCCTTAAGTGACCAGTAATGGTGTTTGCAGGTTAATAACCACCCCAGCGTTTCTTTTTGCGCAGACGCACATATGGCAGCAGCAGCCCAAGCAACACGCCGAGCAAAATCGCCCCGCCGCCGAGCATAAACCAGCGCTGATGTGCACTACTGGTGATATCGTCGGTCTCCTGACGGAACTCCTGCAGCTCTTTTTTCGATGCCTCCGCCTCACTTTTAAGCAATTTGTTTTCGGCAATCATCTCTGCTGCTGCAGCAGCAGTTTTCTTCAACAGTGCCAGTTCCTTCACTAAACTATTGTTTTCAGACTGCAGACGATTTCGTTCCCGCTCAGCCAACACTTTCTGCTTCTTTAGCTCGCCCAGCTGACTTAGCTCCTTCTCAAACTGCTCCAAACGATCTCTGGCTGCAGGCACCTTCATCAGATAACGGCTTAAAATCCACCCCTCTTTTCCATCTGAGCTCCTGATATGCGAGTACCCTTCAGCCGACTGACCAAGCAGCTCCACGGCGGCTCCACTGGGCAGCAGGCGAACAATTTTATGGCCGGTACTCTGCCCTGACCGCATCTGAAACTTGGCCTGATCAACGATATATCGCGTCTCCGCCTGCGCACTGCCTACAAACACGAACAGTAAAATAAGTACAACTGAAATCCTCATAAAGACCTGTCTCCCACATAGATAATTCGCTGAGTATCATAGTTTTTCAACGGAAAATCCAAGCCTTTAGCAAAGCTGATCCGATTTCCCGGAATCACGCCACTAAAAGAGTGGAAACGAGGCGCTTGCCGATCTTTAATCCCTTGTCTACACTGCTGCTTCAGGGAAAGGGAGTTTGACTAACATGAAGTTCAGATTTTTGCTGATTTCTTTTATACTTTTGCTCTCATCGTGCAGCACGATTGAGGCGATGTTCGGGCCTGAAACCGTCCATTCGACCCGTGGCGATGTGATGACTGAAAACGATCAGCTGGAGACAGAGATCTCCTCACTGAGGCAGGAACTTAAGCAGCTTGATCAGGAGATCGCGGCTCAGAAGTCCAGCGAAGTTGCGCGCTTGGAGGCCGATGCTCAGGCAGACATGGCCAGTAGTAGCTTAATCGCCAATGACCGCCTCTGGGTTACCGTATCCTTTCGTTCAGGTTACATGGAGCTAACCAGGCAGTCCCGCAGCGCGCTCAAACGGCTGGCTGAAAAGTTTCTCTCCAAACCAAGAATACAGTCACTTGATGTGCGTGGTTTCACAGATGATGAGCCTATTGGTGGCTATGCACACAATAGACACAATCCACGTCATCCCTACCAGAGTAATCTGGAGCTGAGTCAGGCACGTGCAGATAATGTTGCCTCAGCCCTGGTCAAAGCAGGTATTCCGCAAGACTCCACCCATGCAGAGGGTTTTGGAGCCACTAACTTTGCAGCGGATAATGCAACAGCTGAAGGGCGCGCTAAAAACCGTCGTGTTGAGATCCATCTTGTTAAAAAATAATTCTCCGGATTGACTGAGTAGCCCGGATAAAACCGGGCTATTTTTTTGCCGGAAACACGCGCTAAAACAGAGGAAATAGAGCCATGGCAGAGCAGAAACAACCGGGTGAAAGCATACGCGATATCGGCTTTCCGATGCTTATTGCCATCACCGCGCTTCTTCTTGTTCTCATCTCCGGCATTGTAAACTATCGCCAGAACAATCTGGCCACGATCGAAAGCGGTCTCAGAGATACCAGAGATCAGCTGCAGCTGGCCAAAAATGATATTGCAGACATGAAGGTAAGAACCCTGCAACAGCTGGTGGAGGCCGAGCTCACAATCAGAAACAGAGACAGACTACTGGATGAGAAGGATGAACTGAGCGACAAACTCAGTGATGCCAATGCCAGAATTAAAGAGCTGGAAGAGCAGGTCAGAGAACTTGACCGCTCTCTGGAGAGCAAGAAAAAACTGCTCGCCAAGGCAGTAAAAAAACCAAAAACCACAGCTAAGAAAAAAACTACCGCAAAAGCCAGCACAAAACCTAAACCCAAAGCAACAAGCAAGGCCGCAACAATTGAAAAGGCTAACACTGCTGTAAAAACAGTAGCAGATAAAAAGCCTCTGGTAGCTGACAAGAACCCGGTTATTGAGAAGGTCAAAGCTGCAGAAGATGCTCCGATTACTGACAAGATCCCTGCAGCTGAAAAGCAGCTGGCCATCGAGAAAGCGCCTGTCGTTGCAGAGCACCAGCAGATTGAAAAAGCAGTGGCAGCTGAGAAACCACAGTCTGCTTCCACAGCCAAACCTTCTGAAGCCCTCGCTGATCTGGATATATTTACACTGAACATCGCAACTTCTCTACAACAGAGCATTGGTGAGCAACTCGGAAAATCAGGTTTCAGGGCCAAGTTCCCTGAAAAACGGCAATCGATGAAGATGACCAAAGAGACCACCGTATTCTACTATGCTAAGAGTTACAAACCTGTGGCAGAACAGCTGGTTAAAGATCTCACGGATATCACCAAAGGCAAGGTCATCCTCAGAAAAGGGGCCAGCCCATTCAGTATGAATAAGATTATCGCCCACATCATTGCCGAATAGCATGGCCTTCAATCCTCAATGAGCTGGAAGAACCCGGGCGATAAAACCATATCCCGCATTCTCAGCGAGGCCAAAACAGTCGCTGTTTATGGCTGCTCCCCAAAAGAGGATCGAACCAGCTATCACATCACCGCATTTCTGATTGAGCAGGGTTACCGCGTCTACCCTGTACACCCAATAGCGGAAACCATTCTCGGTCAGCAGGTCTACCCGGATCTCGCCTCAATCCCTGAACACGTGGATATTGTTAATGTCTTTCGCAAAGCTGAATTCACGCCTGAAGTGGCACGACAAGCGGTGGAGATAGGAGCAGGGACATTGTGGCTACAGCTGGGCATCATCAATGCAGAGAGCTGGAAAATTGCTACGGGCGCAGGACTGGGTTGTGTCATGGATCGCTGCATCGAAGTGCAATATCAGCGACTGGTGAAACAGTAGTCAGCAGTTAAACGCCCCCCCTGTTTTGAAGTTGGCCGCGTGATACAAATCATATCTAACCACGACAAACAGACGCAGAGTTTGCTATAGTTACAGTAACGACCTGATAAAGGAGGCCTCTATGAAAGCAGTTACGATTCGATTAAGCGCCCTGTTTCTTGCGCTTAGCCTGTTCAGCATACCCCTTACTGCCAATGCAGCGAGCAAGACAGAGATCAATGCCAAGGTCAAAGCGACCATGACCACATTCTATTCGCAGGTAAAATCGGGAAAAGAGCTGGCCAATAAAGCCGTGGCTATTCTCGTGTTTCCTGACGTATTCAAGGCCGGTATCGGTATCGGTGGTGAGTATGGTGAGGGTGCCATGCTTGAGGCTGGCAAAACCACGGGTTACTACAGTACAGCAGCCGCATCCATCGGTTTTCAGCTCGGCGCGCAGGTGAAATCTCAGGTGATTATGTTTATGACCCGGCAGGCCTTGCGGGACTTTAAACATAGCGAAGGGTGGAAGGCCGGTGTCGATGGCAGCGTTGCTCTGGTCACGATCGGTGCCGGCGGTGAAATCGACTCCAACACGGTCAAAGATCCGATCATCGGCTTCATCTTCTCCAACAAGGGGCTGATGTACAATCTCACCTTTGAGGGCGCCAAGATCACCAAACTCGACAAATAACGCGGACTCGTCGGGACGCGTGCGGCTCGCACATGACAGCTGCCGGTCTGATAAGGCATGCTCGCGAAAGTCTATATCCACAAGAGAAGGAACAGCGCTGATGTAACCGTTCAGAATGGTTCATGGTAAGTTCTATGCGGAACCCTTCCACAAGAATGACATCTATTTAATCGCTGGTTATAATCAAACCATGCGCCGCTTTTTCACCACCCTCTTCTCTGGATTATTATTTGCCTCTCAAGCCATTTCAGGCCCCTATGAGGATGGCGGCATCTCGCATTACAACAATGAGAGACTTTCTACCTATCTCGCAGAAACAGCCAAGGCGGCTGGTACCGGTGATGCTGTGGCCCAATTTAATCTCGGCTACCTTTACTCCAGAGGTTTTGGTCTTACCCAAGACCCTATGAAAGCTCTGATGTGGTTTCAGAAATCGGCCGAACAGGGGTTAACCCGGGCACAAAATCATCTTGGTCTGGCATACATTGAAGCACGCGGCGGGGTTTCTCAAAACTACAAAGAAGCAGCCCAATGGTTCCGTAAATCAGCAGCGCTGGGAGATGCTGAGGGAGCCTATCTGCTTGCAGGGCTCTACTCGGAAGGGTTGGGGGTATCGCAAAGCCATGCCAATGCCATGAAGTGGCACCTGCAAGCTGCCGAACAGAACCATGCCTATGCCCAGCTCTCTCTGGGGCTTCACTACAGCAAAGGCCACGGGGTGGAGAAGAACAAAACTCTGGCTCACATGTGGTTTGATCTGGCTTCTCAAAACGGAAGTGACCGTGCTCGTGAATACGAGCACGAACTAGTCCAAACGATGTCCGGTCAAGAGATCAGAGAAGCTGAGAGGCTACGCAACAAATGGCTCGACGAGCATCAGAGTCTGGAAGAGGGCTATTTTGCAACACGCGATATGTTCAGCAAAAAGTTTGCAACAGAAGCAGCAGTCGATGAACGGCCAGCGTTAGCGGCGCTGGAAAACCAGATAAGAGCCATCGTGGGGGCGGTCAAGATTGAAGGGTTCTCAGGGCAGGGCCATATCAATATAAGGACTCTTAAGGCTGAACCCGGCTACGCCCAGGTTGATGGCCTCAGGTTCAAATCCAACCGCGAAGTTCTTTTTGTCACGACGCAAGGCCTGCTTAAGCACTATCTGGCTGAGCACCCGAAACTTCCACAAACAGTGGAGGAAACTTCAAAGCATGAAGATTTTTACCGGCGCGTTTTTCATGCGGATGCTGGAGTCATGCTCTATACGGAAGTGCCTGCAAATCCTACGAAGGGGCAATCATTCGCACAGGCATTTCTGGGTGTCAGTGGACAAGATACTATCCCCTCCATTCCCAATGAACTTTTTGTTTTTGTTGTAATGGAAAAGCAGATTCGCCTGATTAATGTCCCCTCATCTGCGGAGATATCCGACATCCAACAATGCAAGAGCAAATGGGACATCTCTCGCACTAAGGGAGCTGATGCCCTTGCCAAGTATCATGCTTCGCAGAGTCAGGATCAGAAGGCCTATGAGGAGTATCGCCGCCAGGAAGAGGAAGGCGTTGCAGCCTATCGAGACTGTTTTGCCAAAGAGTCAAAGAATCAGCCTTGGTATAATGCTCTGAAAACTCAGGCCCAATCATTGGTGAACCGCCTGCAGAACTAATCGATTGCCTCATAGCCCTCGATAAACTCTAAAAAGTCGGTTCAATAGTCTTCGCTCTCTTTGATATCATTAAGGGTTAAAAATCTCCAGAAACCCTGCTAATATAGTTGGACTATGGGAAGCAGTCTTCGGGCTCATCCTTAAAGCTCGCCTTGCCCAAACTCAGGAGTTCTCTATGGAACGAGAAATATCATGTTAAAACAGCTCCTGTTTTCAGCATGCATCTCTCTAGCCTGCTTCGCCCTTCCTGCCACTGTTTTCAGTGCATCCACTCAACAACCACCCGATGCCGCCATCTCTCTTCGCCAGATAGAACAGGATCGCACTCGTCTTCTGAATCATACTCGCCAACTTATCAACACCGTATTAGAAGAGATGCGCCTAGAGGCGATTCGAAAATCAAACGGGCTTAGAAACAAAATTTATAACCTTGAGAGCCAATATTCCGAATCGCTCTTTCTGGAAATTCAGGACGAAGCACAGTGGGTGGCAATGGCTTTCGGAACCGATGTGAATTCGATGGCGGGCTATTACCGACTGGCAAAACTGATTATCGGAAAGGTAGAACCGACGCAAACCCTCCGGGAAAGTTACGGCATTCAATACTCCAGCAAGGTAAAACGGCAAGAGGATGTTGAAGCGTTCCGCAGAGGATTACGTGACAATGTCGCAGTCTCCTATCTTCGCCACCTGATTAAGGAACCACCGGAAAAGGCGCTGAAGGGCTTCAGGCAATACACCGAGGCGCTGAGAAAACTTCAGATTGCAGAGCAGTTCAAGGCCGAGGCCGAAGTCATGGAGAT is a genomic window containing:
- a CDS encoding OmpA family protein; the encoded protein is MKFRFLLISFILLLSSCSTIEAMFGPETVHSTRGDVMTENDQLETEISSLRQELKQLDQEIAAQKSSEVARLEADAQADMASSSLIANDRLWVTVSFRSGYMELTRQSRSALKRLAEKFLSKPRIQSLDVRGFTDDEPIGGYAHNRHNPRHPYQSNLELSQARADNVASALVKAGIPQDSTHAEGFGATNFAADNATAEGRAKNRRVEIHLVKK
- the smpB gene encoding SsrA-binding protein SmpB; the protein is MAIVNRRARHEYHILETYDTGMILTGPEVKSIRNGLANLAEAHCIVRKDRVLLIGCHISPYKPAAMNNPHDPTRSRQLLLHKKEVERLLGKLKEKGLTVVPLKLYFNERGFAKLEIGLARGKKMHDKRHDVKERDVRRDLQRQYKV
- a CDS encoding gamma-glutamylcyclotransferase family protein gives rise to the protein MIFSAKRDLYFAYGSNMSSRRLLARVPSARALGLAKLDGFTWCCNKLGKDGSGKANLMSQDGAQVYGVLYEIKSKHWKQLDRLELGYQRIEVEVEQAGEKRSVWSYQSNLMTANPPTPEYLSFIIDGLIEHKLPMAYVSELRLEAGI
- a CDS encoding methylated-DNA--[protein]-cysteine S-methyltransferase, producing the protein MIYFYDSPLGPISYEWDGERCLHIWLDESADDKALNNDPVSDWFDAYFSRQSLSLPPLAEPASDFQAIMREGLVKVPAGEVRTYGELAKELHTSARAMGQALGANPLPILIPCHRVIAADGLGGFACGLEWKKRLLKFERGF
- a CDS encoding YqaA family protein, with product MDWPLFFSALISSTLFPGGSEVLLLYRLNEGGNIVALVLIATLGNVLGSLITYGMGRLGNAAVHKRWLRISETQTERAEQWFEKYGRPSLLLAWLPIVGDPLCLAAGLMRCQLITFLVLVSIGKLARYSVLAIPFI
- a CDS encoding AEC family transporter codes for the protein MFNVLLGMAVIIIAGIIWRLVLGNDSAESIRSHLAKAVYQVFLPALVLHVLWQVPVDINMVRVPLVSAISVLLSLLAAFLIYSSGHLVKGFMKVASPNRAVGALLLASAFGNFSYLGLPVLTQTFGEWSQVVAIQFDLLASTPILFTVGIMVAGYYGSSGKGMHPLTSLLQVPALWAAIGALLLSMFQVPMPEWLERSLSILGAAVVPLMLLSVGMALRWQAGWLGRVPVLLPVVLIQLALMPLIAWGASIGVGMPEKLLAPAVIEGAMPTMVLGLVICDRFKLDTTLYAEAVTVTTLLSLLTLPFWLQLVS
- a CDS encoding TIGR04211 family SH3 domain-containing protein, which gives rise to MRISVVLILLFVFVGSAQAETRYIVDQAKFQMRSGQSTGHKIVRLLPSGAAVELLGQSAEGYSHIRSSDGKEGWILSRYLMKVPAARDRLEQFEKELSQLGELKKQKVLAERERNRLQSENNSLVKELALLKKTAAAAAEMIAENKLLKSEAEASKKELQEFRQETDDITSSAHQRWFMLGGGAILLGVLLGLLLPYVRLRKKKRWGGY
- a CDS encoding peptidylprolyl isomerase; the encoded protein is MIVATARHILVDTEEKCNELKAAIEGGADFADIARDNSSCPSGRNGGDLGEFGPGMMVPEFDKVVFSAEVGTVQGPVQTQFGYHLLEVTSRS
- a CDS encoding YSC84-related protein, giving the protein MKAVTIRLSALFLALSLFSIPLTANAASKTEINAKVKATMTTFYSQVKSGKELANKAVAILVFPDVFKAGIGIGGEYGEGAMLEAGKTTGYYSTAAASIGFQLGAQVKSQVIMFMTRQALRDFKHSEGWKAGVDGSVALVTIGAGGEIDSNTVKDPIIGFIFSNKGLMYNLTFEGAKITKLDK
- a CDS encoding tetratricopeptide repeat protein, whose amino-acid sequence is MVHGKFYAEPFHKNDIYLIAGYNQTMRRFFTTLFSGLLFASQAISGPYEDGGISHYNNERLSTYLAETAKAAGTGDAVAQFNLGYLYSRGFGLTQDPMKALMWFQKSAEQGLTRAQNHLGLAYIEARGGVSQNYKEAAQWFRKSAALGDAEGAYLLAGLYSEGLGVSQSHANAMKWHLQAAEQNHAYAQLSLGLHYSKGHGVEKNKTLAHMWFDLASQNGSDRAREYEHELVQTMSGQEIREAERLRNKWLDEHQSLEEGYFATRDMFSKKFATEAAVDERPALAALENQIRAIVGAVKIEGFSGQGHINIRTLKAEPGYAQVDGLRFKSNREVLFVTTQGLLKHYLAEHPKLPQTVEETSKHEDFYRRVFHADAGVMLYTEVPANPTKGQSFAQAFLGVSGQDTIPSIPNELFVFVVMEKQIRLINVPSSAEISDIQQCKSKWDISRTKGADALAKYHASQSQDQKAYEEYRRQEEEGVAAYRDCFAKESKNQPWYNALKTQAQSLVNRLQN
- a CDS encoding CoA-binding protein; translated protein: MSWKNPGDKTISRILSEAKTVAVYGCSPKEDRTSYHITAFLIEQGYRVYPVHPIAETILGQQVYPDLASIPEHVDIVNVFRKAEFTPEVARQAVEIGAGTLWLQLGIINAESWKIATGAGLGCVMDRCIEVQYQRLVKQ